CCGATCGACCAGGTCGACGACGTCCCGCGCGACGTCCTCCCGATCGGTACCGACTACGCGACGGGCGAGGTGCTCACCCCGCACCGTCACCGCCGGGCACAGCTGTTGTACGGGGCGACCGGGGTCATGCACGTCGAGACGGACGACGGCAGCTGGGTCGTCCCGACGCACCGCGCCGTGTGGATCCCGCCGGAGACCGTCCACCAGGTCACCATGTACGGCGTCAGCACGTGCAGCCTCTACGTCGAGCCCGTCGCTGCGCCGTGGGGACCGGCCACGTGCGAGGTCGTGACGGTCTCGCCCCTCGCCCGGCAGCTCCTCCTCGAGGCGGTCGACCTGCCCGCGGAGTACGACGAGCACGGCCGCGACGGCGCCCTGGTCCGGCTGCTCCTGTTCGAGGTGTCGCGCATGACGCCTCTGCCGCTGCACGTCCCGCTGCCGAACGACCGTGCGCTGCTCGTGATGTGCCGCGCCTTCCTCGACGCCCCGGACGCCCATGCCTCGCCCGCGACCTGGGCGGCCACGCTGCACGTGAGCCTGCGGACGTTCAACCGCCGCTTCGGGGCGCAGACCGGGCTGACCTTCGACCGGTGGCGACAGCGCGCGTGCGTGCTGGCGGCCCTGCCCCGGCTCGCGGCGGGGGAGTCCGTGACGCGCGTCGCCGGCGCGCTGGGGTACGAGAGCCCGGCCGCGTTCTCGACCATGTTCCGCCGGGTCCTCGACGCGAGCCCGCAGGACTACCTCGGCACGGGTGCGCACCCTGGTCCTCGCGGCCACGTGACATCCTGACCGGGTGCGCGTCGAGCCGGTCGGTCCCGAGGTCCTGGTCGCGCGGATCGCCGCGCTCGTCGCAGACCACCCCCGCGTCCGCGGTGCGGTGCGCGTCCTCGTCGACGGCCACCCTTCGACGGACCCGGCCTCGCTCGCCGACCGGCTCGTCGAACCCCTGCGCGTCGCGGGCCGCCCGACGGCGCGCATCGGCCTGCGGGACTTCCTGCGGCCCGCGTCGGTGCGGCTCGAGCACGGCCACGAGGACCCGGACTCGTTGCTCGACGAGTGGATCGACGTGGGCGCGCTGAACCGTGAGGTGCTGACCGCCGTCGGGCCGGACGGGGTCGGGCGCTACCTGCCGAGCCTGCGCGATTCCGTGACCTCGCGCTCGACGCGCGCCGACTACGTCGAGGCGCCACCGGGGCTCGTCGTGCTGCTCGACGGGTCGCTGTCGCTCGGGCGCGGGCTCGACGTCGACCTGACCGTCCACCTCGCGCTCCAGGACGCGACGATCGCGCGGCGCACGCAGCCCGCCGACGCCTGGACGCTGCCCGCGTACACGCGGTACCGGGCCGAGGTGGCCCCCGAGCGGACGGCCGACGTGGTCGTGCGCGTCGACGACGCGCGCCGCCCCGCCTGGGTCGCGCGGGGGTGACCTGCTGCGCTGGAGGTGCGCGGCGCCGTCGGGCGGCAGGCGCCTCCCGCGGCCCGACGACGGCGCGCGCCCCGCACGCGAGCGTCCGGTAGGGTCTGCGCAGCGTCGCGTGCCGGTGGCAGACCGTGCCAGGCATGGAGGCGCCGGACACGAAGGAGCACGACGATGAGAGCGTCGACCCCTTCGCCCTCACGTGACTGAGGGCGACACGACCGGGACCGGCGCACGGCCCGGGCCCACCACGCAGTCCGACACGTCCCGGCTCGTCGCCTGGAGCCGCGAGCTGCGGGCCGTGCACGACCGGCTGCGCGAGGCGCTGCGCGTGACCCGTGCCGCGCTCGACGACGGAGAGCAGGCCCGACCAGCGACCCGCGACCTGCTGCTGTTCTGCCACGGCTTCTGCACCGCGCTGACAGGGCACCACGAGGGCGAGGACCGCGAGCTGTTCCCCGCGATCGCGGCCGCGCACCCCGAGCTGGTCGGGACGTTGCGGAACCTGAGGCAGGACCACTCGATGATCGCGCACCTGCTGAGCGGCCTCACGGCTGCGGTCGACCGCGCGGCGCCCCCGGACGAGCTCGAGCGTCACCTCGAGGGGGTCGCCGCGATCATGGAGTCCCACTTCCGGTACGAGGAACGCATGCTGCTCACGGTTCTCGACACGCTCGTGCTCGACGCCGACGCCCGCGACGTCCTGGGGCCGCTCTGACGGCCCGGTGGACCGGCCCCCCGCGCACGTTCGGCCCTCGGCCCCTCGGTGTCAGAACCAGCGTGCGCTCGGGGTCACGCTGGTTCTGACAGCAGCTCAGCCCCGGGAGACCGTGACACGCCCGTTGGACGAGGACGCCTCGATCTCGAACTCGCCGTCGGGGTCGTGCGGGACCGAGACGTCGGTGCCGCCCAGGTCCGTCTCGGCGCGGATCCGATAGCTGCCGTCGGGGACCGTGACCTCGACCCTGCCGTTGTCGGTCGCCGCCCGGACGTCCTGCGGGGTCGTGAGGGACAGCTCGACCGCACCGTTGGAGGTCTCGGCGTCGATGCCGTCCGTGCCGCCGAGGCGGGTCCCCGTGACCTTGCCGTTGTCCGAGCGTGCGACGATCCTCGCGTCGACCTCGGTGAGCGTGACGGAGCCGTTGGAGGTCTCGACGTCCACCGCGCCGGTCGAGGTCAGGTCGATGCTGCCGTGCTCGGTCCCGCCCGTGACGGGCAGGCCGGCGGGCAGGTCGATCGAGTAGCTCGCGGAGCAGCGCCGACCGCACCCGGAGAGCACCAGGACACCGTCCTCGACGCGGTGGGTCTCCTGCCCGGGGTAGGAGCCGGTGTAGTCGACCGTGCGCTCGATCCCGACCTCGGTCGCCGAGGGGTCGCCGCGCAGCGCGACGGAACCGGCCTCGAGGTCGAGGCGCACCGACGTGATCGGCTCCGTGACCGTGTAGGTGTCGGTCGCGACCGAACGCGGCCCGAACCCGCACGCCCCGAGCGCGACCGCCGCGATGGCGACCAGGCCGGCCGTCGCGAGTCGTCGGTGTGTGGTCCGCATGTCGTTCCCCTTGCTCGTCGTGTCCCAGGTGCTGCCGAGACGGGCCTCCGCTCGCGGAGCGCGCGCGGAGTCGTGGTGGGGGCCCCACCCCCCGGCGGGGCCCACCATCACCGAGGCTAGGGGGCGCGGTGCGCCGGGCGACATGGGGTGTTCCCCCCATTTCCCGGTCGGGGTGAACCCCGAGACCCGCAGCCCCGACGGCGCCCACGGCGGGATGCGTGTCAGAGTGGGCGTGACCCCGGGGCCACGCTGGTTCTGACACGGCCCCGTTCCGAGGAGAGGACGACCCCGATGACGTGGTGGATCTGCAGGACGTGCGCCGTCGAGCACGCCGAACGGCCCGAGGTGTGCGCGATCTGCGCCGACGAACGCCAGTGGGTGCCCGCAGAGGGCCAGGCCTGGACGACGCTCGACGAGCTCGCCGCCGAAGGGCACGAGGTCACGGTCACCGAGCTCGAACCCGACCTCTTCGCACTCGCCGGGAGCCCCGGTGTGGGCATCGGTCAGGAGTCCAAGGTCGTGCGGACCCCGGTCGGGATGCTGCTGTGGGACCCGGTCGGGTACGTCGACGACGACGCGGTGCGCCAGGTCCGGTCGCTCGGTGAGGTCGTCGCGGTCGTCGCGAGCCACCCGCACATGTTCGGCGTCCAGGTCGAGTGGAGCCGCGCGCTGGGGGACGTGCCCGTCCTCGTCGCCGAGGCCGACGCGGGGTGGGTCGCCCGCCCCGACCCGGTGATCCAGACGTGGTCCGAGGACCGCGAGATCCTGCCGGGCGTGACGCTGACCCAGCCGGGCGGTCACTTCCCCGGCAGCGCGGTCGCCCACTGGGCGGCCGGCGCCGACGGCAAGGGCGTCCTGCTCAGCGGGGACACGATCTTCGCGAACCCGGACCGCACGTCGGTGAGCTTCCTGCGCAGCTACCCCAACCGGATCCCGTTGTCGGGGGCCGTGGTGGACCGGGTCGCGACGCACGTCGAGCGTTTCGCGTTCGACCGGCTCTACAACAACTTCGAGGGCGTGATCCCGGTGGACGCGCGGGCCGTCGTGCGGCGCTCGGCCGACCGGCACGCGGCCTGGGTGCGCGGG
This region of Oerskovia jenensis genomic DNA includes:
- a CDS encoding hydrolase; the encoded protein is MTWWICRTCAVEHAERPEVCAICADERQWVPAEGQAWTTLDELAAEGHEVTVTELEPDLFALAGSPGVGIGQESKVVRTPVGMLLWDPVGYVDDDAVRQVRSLGEVVAVVASHPHMFGVQVEWSRALGDVPVLVAEADAGWVARPDPVIQTWSEDREILPGVTLTQPGGHFPGSAVAHWAAGADGKGVLLSGDTIFANPDRTSVSFLRSYPNRIPLSGAVVDRVATHVERFAFDRLYNNFEGVIPVDARAVVRRSADRHAAWVRGDFDHLT
- a CDS encoding AraC family transcriptional regulator; this translates as MRNIPIDQVDDVPRDVLPIGTDYATGEVLTPHRHRRAQLLYGATGVMHVETDDGSWVVPTHRAVWIPPETVHQVTMYGVSTCSLYVEPVAAPWGPATCEVVTVSPLARQLLLEAVDLPAEYDEHGRDGALVRLLLFEVSRMTPLPLHVPLPNDRALLVMCRAFLDAPDAHASPATWAATLHVSLRTFNRRFGAQTGLTFDRWRQRACVLAALPRLAAGESVTRVAGALGYESPAAFSTMFRRVLDASPQDYLGTGAHPGPRGHVTS
- a CDS encoding uridine kinase — translated: MRVEPVGPEVLVARIAALVADHPRVRGAVRVLVDGHPSTDPASLADRLVEPLRVAGRPTARIGLRDFLRPASVRLEHGHEDPDSLLDEWIDVGALNREVLTAVGPDGVGRYLPSLRDSVTSRSTRADYVEAPPGLVVLLDGSLSLGRGLDVDLTVHLALQDATIARRTQPADAWTLPAYTRYRAEVAPERTADVVVRVDDARRPAWVARG
- a CDS encoding hemerythrin domain-containing protein, which gives rise to MTEGDTTGTGARPGPTTQSDTSRLVAWSRELRAVHDRLREALRVTRAALDDGEQARPATRDLLLFCHGFCTALTGHHEGEDRELFPAIAAAHPELVGTLRNLRQDHSMIAHLLSGLTAAVDRAAPPDELERHLEGVAAIMESHFRYEERMLLTVLDTLVLDADARDVLGPL